CGCAAGCGGACTGTATTTCGTTCGGCTGACAGAAGAAAACAAAACCATCGCAGTAGACAAATTAGTAATCGCGGACAAATAATTTTCTCGGCTCGACAGTTGCGCTCGACAGACCGCTTCTCTCTCGGTGGACAACATCGCAAGATAAAAAATGCACTGTGGGTAACAGCAAGTTTGCGCTATGCGGGCTGACGTTTAAGTTTGAAAAATTGTATCTTCGTTTTATGTTTGTAATGGCAGACAATTTTGTATTCCAAAAGCCCGCCCATCGCAAACTTGCGGAACGTTAGCACCAACACCCAAACAACAAAAAGACAATGCAACCTTCGACAGCGATTTCGCATCTTGACGGCATAGCAAGTCCAATGAAAAAACTTTATGCGGTTGGTTTAGTTTTATCATTTTCTTTTTTCACTCATAATTCCTATGCCCAACTTATTGCTGCAGGGGGACTTCATTCTCTTATGCTTTGCACCGATTCGACCACGAGGGCTTGCGGACAAAACTTGTATGGGGAATTGGGTGATGGTACTACCACAAACAAATTAATTCCTGTGCAGGTCGGTGGGCTTACTGGCATTACGACTGTATCTGGTGGTTGGCGTCATTCTCTCTTTTTAAAAAATGATAGCACAGTTTGGGCTTGCGGATATAATAATTATGGTGAATTGGGGGATGGAACCATAATACAAAGAAACTTCTCTGTGATAGTGAGTGGGTTGATAGGAATTACGGCTGTGTCTGCGGGACAAAATTATTCACTTTTTTTGAAAAATGATGGCTCGGTCTGGGCTTGCGGGCAGAACTTGTACGGGGAATTGGGTGATGGTACTACAATAGATAAATGGACACCTGTGAAAGTGAGCGGGCTTGCAGGAATTACATCTATATCTGCTGGATACGAGCATTCTCTCTTTTTGAAAAATGATGGCACAGCTTGGGCTTGCGGGTATAACGGAGGAGGAGAATTGGGCGATGGAACTACCATTGACAAATGGACTCCAGTGCAAGTGAGTGGGCTGACGGGAATTATAGCCGTATCTGCAGGTTATGATCATTCCCTCTTTTTGAAAAATGATGGCACTGTTTGGGCTTGCGGATTAAATCTTGACGGGGAATTTGGTGATAGCACTATTTCAAACGGCTCAACTCCCATGCAGATAATATCACTGACAGAAATTACGGCTATTAGTGCGGGCAGTGGGTATTCCCTCTTTTTGAAAAATGATGGTACATCCTTAGCTTGTGGGGGTAATGGGACAGGAGAATTGGGCGATGGAACCATTATACAAAGAAAAACACCCGTGCAGGTAGTTGGGCTAACGGGAATTATAGCTGTGTCTGCGGGCTGGTTTCATTCCCTCTTTTTGAAAAATGATAGCACGGTTTTGGCTTGTGGATATAACGGGGATGGGGAATTGGGTGATGGCACTACTACACAAAGAAATAGTCCCGTGCAGGTAACTGGTTTATGTAGCGTTGCATCAGTAGAAGAGAATTTATTAAAAAATTTAATTTCCATTTCCCCTAATCCCTTCTCCACCCAAACAACTTTGCATTCAGACAATCTTTTACACAACGCAACTCTCACGGTGGACAACTGTTTCGGGCAGACAGTAAAACAAATTAAAAACATCAGCGGGCAGACAGTTACTTTCTCCCGCGACAATCTCGCAAGCGGACTGTATTTCGTTCGGCTG
The Bacteroidota bacterium genome window above contains:
- a CDS encoding T9SS type A sorting domain-containing protein; the protein is MQPSTAISHLDGIASPMKKLYAVGLVLSFSFFTHNSYAQLIAAGGLHSLMLCTDSTTRACGQNLYGELGDGTTTNKLIPVQVGGLTGITTVSGGWRHSLFLKNDSTVWACGYNNYGELGDGTIIQRNFSVIVSGLIGITAVSAGQNYSLFLKNDGSVWACGQNLYGELGDGTTIDKWTPVKVSGLAGITSISAGYEHSLFLKNDGTAWACGYNGGGELGDGTTIDKWTPVQVSGLTGIIAVSAGYDHSLFLKNDGTVWACGLNLDGEFGDSTISNGSTPMQIISLTEITAISAGSGYSLFLKNDGTSLACGGNGTGELGDGTIIQRKTPVQVVGLTGIIAVSAGWFHSLFLKNDSTVLACGYNGDGELGDGTTTQRNSPVQVTGLCSVASVEENLLKNLISISPNPFSTQTTLHSDNLLHNATLTVDNCFGQTVKQIKNISGQTVTFSRDNLASGLYFVRLTEENKIIAVDKLVITDK